In the genome of Capra hircus breed San Clemente chromosome 17, ASM170441v1, whole genome shotgun sequence, one region contains:
- the CRYBB3 gene encoding beta-crystallin B3 — protein sequence MAEQHSAPEQAAAGKSHGGLGGSYKVIVYEMENFQGKRCELTAECPNLTESLLEKVGSIQVESGPWLAFERRAFRGEQYVLEKGDYPRWDAWSNSHHSDSLLSLRPLHIDGPDHKLHLFENPAFGGRKMEIVDDDVPSLWAHGFQDRVASVRAINGTWVGYEFPGYRGRQYVFERGEYRHWNEWDANQPQLQSVRRIRDQKWHKRGVFLSS from the exons ATGGCAGAGCAGCACAGCGCACCGGAGCAGGCTGCGGCCGGGAAGAGCCATGGCGGCCTCGGGGGCAGCTACAAG GTGATCGTGTACGAAATGGAGAACTTCCAGGGCAAGAGGTGCGAGCTCACAGCCGAGTGCCCCAATCTGACGGAAAGCCTGCTGGAGAAGGTGGGCTCCATCCAGGTGGAGTCGGGCCC GTGGCTGGCATTTGAGCGCAGGGCCTTCCGCGGGGAGCAGTACGTCCTGGAGAAGGGGGACTACCCTCGCTGGGATGCCTGGTCCAACAGTCACCACAGCGACAGCCTCCTGTCCCTCCGGCCCCTGCACATT GATGGCCCGGATCACAAACTGCATCTCTTTGAGAACCCGGCTTTCGGCGGCCGCAAGATGGAGATAGTGGACGATGACGTGCCCAGCCTCTGGGCTCACGGCTTCCAGGACCGAGTGGCGAGCGTCCGGGCCATCAACGGGAC GTGGGTTGGCTACGAGTTCCCGGGCTACCGTGGGCGCCAGTACGTGTTCGAGCGGGGCGAGTACCGCCACTGGAACGAGTGGGACGCGAACCAGCCGCAGCTGCAGTCCGTGCGCCGCATCCGCGACCAGAAGTGGCACAAGCGAGGCGTGTTCCTCAGCAGCTGA